The sequence below is a genomic window from Candidatus Falkowbacteria bacterium.
CGTTTTGATCCTAGGGTGACTAGCCAGAAAAATCGATTGATTGAAGTTTGCGAGGCCACAACTGAATTCTGGCAACGTCAACTAAAAGAAAGCTCTGGTGAAAAGGCGAGTGACTATATTGTTGCCAGGAAATTAACCTCTGAAACAATTGAAAGTTTTAAATTGGGTTATGCTCCTGAAAGTTGGGATTTAACCATGAAATATTTGCATGATGCTAAGTTTAATGAAACGGAAATTTTTAAAGCTGGATTAACCGTCAAGAAGGATCGTGGCACAGGTTATTATGATCGCTTTCGTGATCGAATAATTTTTCCAATTCAAGATGTTCATGCCAACGTTGTTGGTTTTACCGGACGCACCATGAAGGAAGATGAAGGTGCTAAATATATTAATACACCGGAAGGCCCTATTTATCACAAGAGTAAAGTTTTATATGGGCTGGACAAGGCTAAGCAGGCGATTCGTAAAGCTAAGTATGTTGTGGTCGTTGAGGGAAATATGGATGTGATTACAGCGCATCAAGCGGGTTATAAAAATGTGGTCGCCTGTTCAGGGACTGCATTAACCATAGATCAAATTTTGTTGATTAAACGGTTTACTGATAATGTAGCTTTGTGCTTTGATTCTGATGACGCTGGTCAGATGGCAGCTAAGCGTAGTATTGATTTGTTATATGAAGCTGAAGTGAATATTAAAATTGTAGAATTGGTCAAAGGTAAAGATCCCGATGAATGTATTAATTTAGATGTTAAGGCCTGGGAACAATCATTGCGCGAGGCTAAAACCGCTATGCAGTATTATTTTGATAAACATTTAACAAATGACAACCTGGACAATATCAGTAAAAAAAAGGAAATAGTAAAGTTGTTATTACAAGAAATAAATAAATTAAAAGATAAAATAGAACAGGATCATTGGTTGAAAAAATTAGCCCAGATTTTACAAGTAGAAGCTCGACTTTTGTGGGAGTCTTTGCCTCAAGCAAAGTCAAATTTAATGAAAACCCGTGTTGTCGCACCTGAACAAAAAGATGTCCAATCATCTGTAAAGGTCGATAAATCCCGCGATGTTCAATTATTGGAACGTGTCTTGACTATAATTATAAACCATCCCAAATTAATTGGTTATGCTCAGGAGTATTTGTTGCCTGATCATATGATTGTTGGTGACTTGAAAACCTTTTACAAAAATTTAATTTTGTATTATAATGAAGACAAGCAAGGTTTATCTCAGAAAACGATAAATCAACGACTGGAAACTGAAACCCAAGAAATTTCTCAAAGCTATTTAAATAGCCTAATTTTGAATATTGAAGAAGCTTATGAGGAGTTTTCTGATGAACAAATAAGGCAAGAGTTA
It includes:
- a CDS encoding DNA primase, which gives rise to MDHVEEIKQKLDIVNIIGEYLELKKAGSNFKGRCPFHNEKTPSFVVSPDRQMFHCFGCGEGGDMFTFIQKQEGLEFPEALRILANKAGVEIERFDPRVTSQKNRLIEVCEATTEFWQRQLKESSGEKASDYIVARKLTSETIESFKLGYAPESWDLTMKYLHDAKFNETEIFKAGLTVKKDRGTGYYDRFRDRIIFPIQDVHANVVGFTGRTMKEDEGAKYINTPEGPIYHKSKVLYGLDKAKQAIRKAKYVVVVEGNMDVITAHQAGYKNVVACSGTALTIDQILLIKRFTDNVALCFDSDDAGQMAAKRSIDLLYEAEVNIKIVELVKGKDPDECINLDVKAWEQSLREAKTAMQYYFDKHLTNDNLDNISKKKEIVKLLLQEINKLKDKIEQDHWLKKLAQILQVEARLLWESLPQAKSNLMKTRVVAPEQKDVQSSVKVDKSRDVQLLERVLTIIINHPKLIGYAQEYLLPDHMIVGDLKTFYKNLILYYNEDKQGLSQKTINQRLETETQEISQSYLNSLILNIEEAYEEFSDEQIRQELIELIIAYKKYYFEQQIKNLNSQLAVLESQNDAQVVEDHLKKIIAFSEQLALLK